Proteins found in one Streptomyces sp. CB09001 genomic segment:
- a CDS encoding DEAD/DEAH box helicase translates to MPRLALSDDFVVDLVSLQRPVQKEVSDAIQMFGSMTVPQLHASKGMHLEKLERARDPRIRTIRITKFYRGVLLAPDDGSDLFTLLRVAPHDEAINWACKRTYSVNGATGGLEVRNVEALEQMETYFGTKADTTPSRLFDAHSDTVLRDLGIDDQVLRLARVCVTVDDLTVMAPPMMPGDQYEALWFLADGHSPEDVWEQLIAPRGQTVRTAEDRPAVTLTEAILNTPNRIVEVTGPGELERILTEDLTRWRIFLHPAQRRYAYHPGFNGPAQVTGGPGTGKTVVALHRVRHLLRTGREGDRILLTTFTNAMAAALRDSLALLLGDADAHLLERVDVTTVDSLAARAVREAKGGSPKPLSAAAEKSAWTRAVAREELPWTEQFLSQEFRNVVLAQGLRTPEEYLRCVRRGRGTQVGRVQRARLWRVMERFTADLASRDSATYTQLCDQAARILAERAPRYRHVVVDEAQDLHPAQWRVLRACVAVQADDMFLVGDPHQRIYDSRVSLRSLGVNVRGRTSRLRLNYRSTEEILRWSASLLDGQPVGQLGEDDDDDGGRDSLRGYRSQLHGRTPAARGYGSQDEELRALVEQVRTWIEQDGVKPSEVAVCARFNTLVDAVITRLRRERVPAVAVKDNPGPDVSGVRVATMHAMKGLEFRCVAVVGVTSGVLPFAPQVTPAEADPVQHQSDLLAEHCLLFVACTRARDALAVSWSGERSRMLDPVTG, encoded by the coding sequence ATGCCCCGACTCGCTCTCTCCGACGACTTCGTCGTGGACCTCGTCTCCCTGCAGAGACCGGTCCAGAAGGAAGTCAGCGACGCGATCCAGATGTTCGGGAGCATGACCGTCCCCCAACTCCACGCGAGCAAGGGCATGCACCTGGAGAAGCTCGAGCGGGCCCGCGACCCCCGGATCCGCACCATCCGCATCACCAAGTTCTACCGGGGTGTCCTCCTGGCCCCCGACGACGGCAGTGATCTGTTCACGCTTCTTCGGGTCGCCCCGCACGACGAGGCGATCAACTGGGCCTGCAAACGCACCTACTCCGTCAACGGCGCCACCGGCGGCCTGGAGGTGCGCAACGTCGAGGCCCTCGAGCAGATGGAGACCTACTTCGGGACCAAGGCGGACACCACCCCCAGCCGCCTCTTCGACGCACACTCCGACACCGTCCTGCGCGACCTCGGCATCGACGACCAGGTGCTGCGGCTGGCCCGCGTCTGCGTCACGGTCGACGACCTGACCGTCATGGCGCCGCCCATGATGCCCGGCGACCAGTACGAGGCACTGTGGTTCCTGGCCGACGGCCACTCCCCCGAGGACGTCTGGGAGCAGCTGATCGCCCCGCGCGGGCAGACCGTGCGCACGGCCGAGGACCGGCCGGCGGTCACGCTCACCGAGGCGATCCTCAACACGCCCAACCGCATCGTGGAGGTGACGGGCCCCGGCGAGCTGGAACGCATCCTCACCGAGGACCTCACCCGCTGGCGCATCTTCCTCCACCCCGCCCAGCGCCGTTACGCCTACCACCCCGGTTTCAACGGTCCCGCCCAGGTCACCGGCGGCCCTGGCACCGGCAAGACGGTGGTCGCCCTGCACCGCGTACGCCATCTGCTGCGCACCGGCCGCGAGGGCGACCGGATCCTGCTGACCACGTTCACCAACGCCATGGCGGCCGCCCTGCGGGACAGCCTCGCGCTGCTGCTCGGTGACGCGGACGCGCACCTGCTGGAGCGCGTCGACGTCACGACGGTGGACTCGCTCGCCGCGCGGGCCGTCCGGGAGGCGAAGGGCGGTTCCCCGAAGCCTCTGTCGGCCGCCGCCGAGAAGAGCGCCTGGACCCGCGCCGTCGCACGCGAGGAGCTGCCCTGGACGGAGCAGTTCCTGTCCCAGGAGTTCCGCAACGTCGTCCTGGCGCAGGGCCTGCGCACACCCGAGGAGTACCTGCGCTGTGTACGGCGGGGCCGCGGCACCCAGGTGGGGCGGGTGCAACGGGCCCGGCTGTGGCGGGTGATGGAACGGTTCACGGCGGACCTCGCCTCACGCGACTCGGCGACGTACACGCAGCTGTGCGACCAGGCGGCACGCATCCTCGCCGAACGAGCACCGCGCTACCGCCATGTCGTCGTGGACGAGGCGCAGGACCTGCATCCGGCGCAGTGGCGCGTACTGCGCGCCTGCGTCGCCGTCCAGGCCGACGACATGTTCCTGGTCGGCGACCCCCATCAGCGCATCTACGACTCCCGCGTCTCGCTGCGCTCGCTGGGCGTCAACGTCCGGGGACGCACCTCCCGGCTCCGCCTCAACTACCGCAGTACGGAGGAGATCCTGCGCTGGTCCGCGTCTCTGCTCGACGGTCAGCCGGTGGGCCAGCTCGGCGAGGACGACGACGATGACGGCGGCCGGGACTCCCTGCGCGGTTACCGGTCCCAGCTGCACGGCCGCACCCCGGCGGCACGCGGATACGGCAGCCAGGACGAGGAACTGCGGGCGCTGGTGGAGCAGGTGCGCACCTGGATCGAGCAGGACGGGGTCAAGCCGTCCGAGGTGGCGGTGTGCGCCCGGTTCAACACACTGGTCGACGCGGTCATCACGCGGCTGCGCCGGGAGCGTGTCCCGGCGGTGGCGGTCAAGGACAACCCCGGGCCGGACGTGTCCGGTGTGCGGGTGGCCACCATGCACGCGATGAAGGGGCTGGAGTTCCGGTGCGTGGCCGTGGTGGGTGTGACGTCCGGTGTGCTGCCGTTCGCGCCGCAGGTGACACCGGCCGAGGCCGATCCCGTCCAGCACCAGTCGGATCTGCTGGCCGAGCACTGCCTGCTGTTCGTGGCGTGCACGCGTGCCCGCGACGCGCTGGCGGTCTCGTGGAGCGGTGAGCGCAGCCGCATGCTGGATCCGGTCACCGGCTGA
- the drmA gene encoding DISARM system helicase DrmA, whose protein sequence is MPAQPAQAAVPHPLDEVPQTFRAGDSYEVRDGLVTYVRRDLLGPWDGETETLPSASSGPRDRYLVGMLGPRPQTGTADRIALVAAQSADGESGDEQEGDDTELQDRLTPQAAGHIWASSMGLSFTVPASVGTLSVTVRWGRYTQSEEATDRGTTRRVWSREPVEHPVDIDVTGATDHTVGLEGGEVVLDVQVRRHTGRAGTEDLRVVELALVNRQEDSRDARDARWLFQTEIDVTAFPNDQAAVFFPVDDPLDPANRGNGAEDAEERRLRLLYRDSLSHAKGRNAAVHAQVRDGERNAHRLTTTWLPEYDVPATTAPTAGEQDLLRGLELGMDELAALAVPSRRAELSAALAPLADGYGTWLEQQRAKARSLPDDLRASADVAIDQALDICDRITLGIDRLVADDTALKAFRFANRAMALQRRNTAIATARAGREDDHASYREAYDQIHAQGKQAASWRPFQLAFVLLNLDSLGRPGHPHRGTGREALVDLLFFPTGGGKTEAYLGLAAYTFALRRLQGTIGSGTEARSGEAGVGVLMRYTLRLLTAQQFQRAAALVSACEVLRREEFAQDVRWGATPFRIGLWVGTSVSPNWFGEAKDQIAEARENASDKHARVLQVLTCPWCGTGLTARSHMEYDEGRRRVLLYCPRGEGEDRCPFSRRASPGEGIPVLTVDEEIYRLAPSLLIATVDKFAQLPWNGYGGLLFGRVTELCPRHGYRHDDLDAKTGCGSRHNARGDLPGVTAQPVTRLRPPDLIIQDELHLISGALGTTVGLFESAVDQLCTWSVTDAQGRRHETAAKIVASTATTKRAADQVLGVFGRKVAVFPPQVLDVGDTFFSRQVELSRANPGRRYLGVCAHGTRLKAAEIRVAEILLLAGQQLFDDYGKPADPYMTLVGYFNATRELAGMRRYMDDDITTRVRSNGSRRGQNTLADRIVGRTGMLGIQELTSRISSSDIGAALKRLETGFDPERDTSDRRRAFLREYAVAAKEKREPRAAMTPLARQAVDAVLATSMLQVGVDVSRFGLMLVVGQPKNTAEYIQASSRVGRDASRPGLVVTLYNWSRPRDLAHYEDFEHYHATFYRQVEALSVTPFTRRALDRGVAATYVAALRQAAHDTSRNLDAHQVDLDGPLARDVERRLLERAERVGGDLPRQYLSERLDRLKDEWRRKRDENSAALGYRKEKHKTTVVNGLLRRADGSRWTELTVGMSMRETENEINLLLPGGGTFLEDPSGGGPDWNFGAAGTDAGTDAETDRDLAATVDSDEYGPTTAGTPRKAQR, encoded by the coding sequence ATGCCGGCCCAGCCTGCCCAGGCCGCTGTCCCGCACCCGCTCGACGAAGTGCCCCAGACCTTTCGTGCCGGGGACTCCTACGAGGTGCGGGACGGACTCGTGACCTACGTCCGCCGCGATCTGCTGGGCCCCTGGGACGGAGAGACCGAGACCCTGCCGAGCGCCTCCTCCGGGCCGCGCGACCGGTATCTCGTGGGCATGCTCGGTCCACGGCCCCAGACCGGCACCGCCGACCGGATCGCCCTCGTGGCCGCCCAGAGCGCGGACGGAGAGTCCGGCGACGAGCAGGAGGGCGACGACACCGAGCTGCAGGACCGGCTGACCCCGCAGGCCGCCGGCCACATCTGGGCCTCCTCCATGGGTCTGTCCTTCACGGTCCCCGCCTCCGTCGGCACGCTCAGCGTCACCGTCCGCTGGGGCCGCTACACCCAGTCCGAGGAGGCCACCGACCGCGGCACGACCCGCAGGGTCTGGTCGCGCGAGCCGGTCGAGCACCCGGTGGACATCGACGTGACGGGTGCGACGGACCACACCGTCGGGCTCGAAGGGGGAGAGGTCGTCCTCGACGTGCAGGTGCGCCGGCACACCGGCCGGGCCGGCACCGAGGACCTCCGGGTCGTCGAACTGGCCCTGGTGAACCGCCAGGAGGACAGCCGCGATGCCCGCGACGCCCGCTGGCTCTTCCAGACGGAGATCGACGTCACCGCCTTCCCGAACGACCAGGCGGCGGTGTTCTTCCCGGTCGACGACCCGCTCGACCCCGCCAACCGCGGCAACGGCGCCGAGGACGCCGAGGAGCGCAGGCTCCGGCTCCTCTACCGCGACAGCCTCAGCCACGCCAAGGGCCGCAACGCCGCGGTGCACGCGCAGGTGCGCGACGGCGAACGCAACGCGCACCGCCTCACGACCACCTGGCTGCCGGAGTACGACGTCCCGGCCACCACGGCACCGACCGCGGGGGAGCAGGACCTGCTCCGCGGGCTCGAACTCGGCATGGACGAACTCGCGGCACTCGCGGTGCCCTCCCGCCGGGCCGAACTGAGCGCCGCCCTCGCCCCGCTCGCCGACGGCTACGGCACCTGGCTCGAACAGCAGCGCGCCAAGGCCCGTTCGCTCCCCGACGACCTGCGCGCCTCGGCCGACGTCGCCATCGACCAGGCACTGGACATCTGCGACCGTATAACGCTCGGCATCGACCGGCTCGTGGCCGACGACACCGCCCTGAAGGCGTTCCGGTTCGCCAACCGGGCCATGGCTCTCCAACGCCGCAACACCGCGATCGCCACCGCCCGCGCCGGCCGCGAGGACGACCACGCCTCCTACCGGGAGGCCTACGACCAGATCCACGCCCAGGGCAAGCAGGCCGCCAGCTGGCGCCCCTTCCAGCTCGCCTTCGTCCTGCTGAACCTCGACTCCCTCGGCAGGCCCGGGCACCCCCACCGCGGCACCGGCCGCGAGGCACTCGTCGACCTGCTGTTCTTCCCGACCGGTGGCGGCAAGACCGAGGCATATCTCGGCCTCGCCGCGTACACGTTCGCGCTGCGCCGTCTGCAGGGCACGATCGGCTCCGGCACGGAGGCACGCAGCGGTGAGGCGGGTGTCGGCGTCCTCATGCGCTACACCCTGCGCCTGCTGACCGCCCAGCAGTTCCAGCGTGCCGCCGCCCTAGTCAGTGCCTGCGAAGTGCTGCGCCGCGAGGAGTTCGCCCAAGACGTCCGCTGGGGCGCCACCCCGTTCCGTATCGGGCTGTGGGTGGGGACCTCCGTCTCGCCCAACTGGTTCGGCGAGGCCAAGGACCAGATCGCCGAGGCCCGGGAGAACGCGAGCGACAAACACGCCCGCGTCCTGCAGGTCCTCACCTGCCCGTGGTGCGGAACCGGCCTGACCGCCCGCTCCCACATGGAGTACGACGAAGGTCGGCGCCGCGTCCTGCTGTACTGCCCGCGCGGGGAGGGGGAGGACCGCTGTCCCTTCTCCCGGCGAGCATCACCCGGCGAGGGCATCCCCGTGCTCACGGTCGACGAGGAGATCTACCGGCTCGCCCCGTCTTTGTTGATCGCCACCGTGGACAAGTTCGCCCAGCTGCCCTGGAACGGGTACGGCGGCCTGCTGTTCGGCAGGGTCACCGAGCTGTGCCCGCGCCACGGCTACCGCCACGACGACCTCGACGCCAAGACCGGCTGCGGCAGTCGTCACAACGCCAGGGGAGACCTGCCCGGTGTCACCGCACAGCCGGTGACGCGCCTGCGTCCCCCGGACCTGATCATCCAGGACGAGCTGCACCTGATCTCCGGCGCCCTCGGCACCACCGTCGGCCTCTTCGAATCCGCCGTCGACCAGCTTTGCACCTGGAGCGTCACCGACGCCCAGGGGCGACGCCACGAGACCGCGGCCAAGATCGTCGCTTCCACCGCGACCACCAAGCGGGCCGCCGACCAGGTGCTGGGCGTCTTCGGACGCAAGGTCGCCGTCTTCCCGCCCCAGGTCCTCGACGTCGGCGACACGTTCTTCTCCCGGCAGGTCGAGCTGAGCCGCGCCAACCCCGGCCGGCGGTACCTGGGCGTGTGCGCGCACGGCACCCGCCTCAAGGCCGCCGAGATCCGGGTCGCCGAGATCCTGCTGCTGGCCGGACAGCAGCTCTTCGACGACTACGGCAAGCCGGCCGACCCGTACATGACCCTGGTCGGCTACTTCAACGCGACACGTGAACTCGCCGGCATGCGGCGCTACATGGACGACGACATCACGACCCGAGTACGCTCCAACGGCAGCCGCCGGGGCCAGAACACACTGGCCGACCGCATCGTGGGCCGCACCGGCATGCTCGGCATCCAGGAACTGACCTCACGCATCTCTTCCTCCGACATCGGCGCCGCACTCAAGCGCCTGGAGACCGGCTTCGACCCCGAGCGGGACACCTCCGACCGGCGACGCGCCTTCCTGCGGGAGTACGCGGTCGCCGCGAAGGAGAAGCGGGAACCCCGGGCTGCCATGACGCCGCTCGCCCGGCAGGCGGTGGACGCCGTCCTCGCCACCTCCATGCTCCAAGTAGGCGTAGACGTCTCCCGGTTCGGCCTGATGCTGGTCGTCGGTCAGCCCAAGAACACCGCCGAGTACATCCAGGCGTCCTCGCGTGTCGGCCGTGACGCCTCGCGCCCCGGTCTCGTCGTCACCCTCTACAACTGGTCCCGCCCCCGCGACCTCGCCCACTACGAGGACTTCGAGCACTACCACGCCACCTTCTACCGTCAGGTCGAGGCACTCTCCGTCACCCCGTTCACCCGCCGGGCCCTCGACCGGGGCGTCGCCGCCACCTACGTGGCGGCGCTGCGTCAGGCGGCGCACGACACCTCGCGCAACCTGGACGCTCACCAGGTGGACCTCGACGGACCCCTGGCCAGGGACGTGGAACGCCGACTGCTGGAACGTGCGGAACGGGTGGGCGGGGACCTCCCCCGTCAGTACCTGAGCGAACGGCTGGACCGGCTGAAGGACGAGTGGCGCCGCAAGCGGGACGAGAACAGCGCGGCTCTCGGCTACCGCAAGGAGAAGCACAAGACCACCGTCGTCAACGGGCTGCTCCGACGGGCGGACGGATCCCGCTGGACCGAACTGACCGTCGGCATGTCGATGCGCGAGACGGAGAACGAGATCAACCTTCTGCTGCCCGGCGGCGGCACCTTCCTCGAAGACCCCTCGGGCGGTGGCCCGGACTGGAACTTCGGAGCGGCCGGCACGGACGCCGGCACCGACGCCGAGACCGACCGCGACCTGGCGGCCACCGTGGACAGCGACGAGTACGGACCCACCACCGCGGGCACGCCCAGGAAGGCACAGCGATGA
- a CDS encoding DUF1998 domain-containing protein, which produces MTTWSNRRVGAVRPSHLMFTAGVGSLVDLPNFSVLVRGLDAWSYSGITDYDIDEPRLRAAVNRSLQRYGRGQIEQLRAAPWLEGADTDPRGWAAQGVGVPAAPFPQWLRCTACNVLAAIDSDEFTFLNANPRAPHEAKFVHDCKRGKPPLAVAARFTLVCTAGHLDEFPYTPYVHHGQACGKIPRPKLRMKDHGGNQAANVTIECVACGAKRNIREAMGERGRRHLPHCRGRHPHLGTYAPNGCDQNPVLMVAGASNQWFPLTLSALALPKGQGGDIDKLLDDHWPELEKVEDRSELAFMARLPQFGFLKEFDADAVFAAVAARKQGAEGPAPSAPDVQADLFRPEWDALSGPIPPPSDDFALRPVPVPAPLGELFSDVRQVERLREARALIGFTRLDAPDPESPEIATRVDLSRGTQNWVPASEVRGEGIFLRVRDDLMAQWAARMEKSPQMEAHREAYGRFRTNRKSDRKTSDFDPFHGWPGARYIALHTLSHLLIRTIALECGYSSASLAERIYAGDEQNPRTGILIYTSVPDSEGTLGGLVSLAEEREFDRIVRRALADAGHCSADPLCSERLPHDPGDYLHGAACHVCLFVSETTCERANRFLDRRFLVPLSGDKEQILTPVGLLP; this is translated from the coding sequence ATGACCACTTGGAGCAACCGCAGGGTCGGAGCCGTCCGCCCCAGCCACCTTATGTTCACCGCCGGTGTCGGCTCCCTCGTCGACCTGCCGAACTTCTCCGTCCTGGTCAGGGGACTCGACGCCTGGAGCTACTCCGGCATCACCGACTACGACATCGACGAGCCCCGGCTGCGCGCCGCCGTCAACCGCTCGCTCCAGCGCTACGGGCGCGGACAGATCGAGCAGTTGCGCGCCGCCCCCTGGCTGGAGGGCGCGGACACGGACCCCAGGGGCTGGGCGGCGCAGGGAGTCGGAGTGCCCGCCGCACCGTTTCCGCAGTGGCTGCGCTGCACCGCCTGCAACGTCCTCGCCGCCATCGACTCCGACGAGTTCACCTTCCTCAACGCCAACCCTCGTGCGCCGCACGAGGCCAAGTTCGTCCACGACTGCAAGCGGGGCAAGCCCCCGCTCGCCGTGGCCGCCCGCTTCACCCTCGTATGCACGGCAGGCCACCTCGACGAGTTCCCCTACACCCCGTACGTCCACCACGGGCAGGCCTGCGGCAAGATCCCCAGGCCCAAGCTGCGCATGAAGGACCACGGCGGTAACCAGGCCGCCAACGTCACCATCGAATGCGTCGCCTGCGGCGCCAAGCGCAACATCCGCGAGGCCATGGGCGAACGAGGGCGCCGCCACCTGCCCCACTGCCGCGGCCGCCATCCGCATCTGGGCACCTACGCACCGAACGGCTGCGACCAGAACCCGGTGCTGATGGTCGCGGGCGCCTCCAACCAGTGGTTCCCGCTCACCCTCAGCGCGCTCGCGCTGCCCAAGGGACAAGGCGGCGACATCGACAAGCTGCTCGACGATCACTGGCCGGAGCTCGAGAAGGTGGAGGACCGGAGCGAGCTCGCCTTTATGGCGCGTCTGCCCCAGTTCGGATTCCTGAAGGAGTTCGACGCCGACGCCGTCTTCGCGGCGGTCGCGGCCCGCAAGCAGGGGGCCGAGGGGCCGGCCCCTTCCGCCCCCGACGTCCAGGCCGACCTCTTCCGCCCCGAATGGGACGCCCTGTCCGGTCCGATCCCCCCGCCCAGTGACGACTTCGCCCTCAGGCCCGTCCCCGTCCCGGCCCCGCTGGGCGAACTCTTCTCGGACGTCCGCCAGGTCGAGCGGCTGCGCGAGGCGCGCGCCCTGATCGGCTTCACCCGGCTCGACGCCCCCGATCCCGAGTCACCGGAGATCGCCACCCGCGTCGACCTGTCGCGGGGCACACAGAACTGGGTGCCGGCCAGCGAGGTCCGCGGGGAGGGGATCTTCCTGCGGGTGCGGGACGACCTCATGGCCCAGTGGGCGGCGCGCATGGAGAAGTCGCCACAGATGGAGGCGCACCGGGAGGCCTACGGCCGGTTCCGCACCAACCGGAAGTCGGACCGCAAGACGAGTGACTTCGATCCCTTCCACGGCTGGCCCGGTGCTCGCTACATCGCCCTGCACACCCTGTCCCACCTGCTGATCCGCACCATCGCCCTCGAATGCGGTTACAGCTCGGCCTCCCTGGCCGAACGGATCTACGCCGGCGACGAACAGAACCCGAGGACGGGGATCCTGATCTACACCTCCGTCCCGGACTCGGAGGGCACCCTCGGTGGCCTGGTCTCCCTGGCCGAGGAACGCGAGTTCGACCGGATCGTCCGCCGGGCCCTGGCCGACGCCGGGCACTGCTCGGCCGATCCGCTCTGCTCGGAGCGTCTGCCCCACGACCCGGGCGACTACCTCCACGGGGCGGCCTGCCACGTCTGCCTCTTCGTCTCCGAGACCACGTGCGAGCGTGCCAACCGGTTCCTCGACCGCCGCTTCCTCGTCCCGCTGTCCGGGGACAAGGAGCAGATACTGACACCGGTCGGTCTGCTGCCGTGA
- the drmC gene encoding DISARM system phospholipase D-like protein DrmC, which translates to MSRREFEAAAESAVAVLGLSRGKDLAGLLARRGSKERALTELTTPGAAAVVAELYDALEGDSVPLAEAAAYVRGYVAAMLRARDEVRVRTVWSGPSTPGVPVRATAQVLVDVIDEAHDELLAMTYAARPYPALTRALTAAAERGVRIHVVVETLSGAKGLLRGREPAEAFTTVSGLSLWHWARDPDGHPHSRQHAKLAVADRRTLFLGSANLTESAAHRNIEAGVLVSGGEAPRRAAEHIVELQRLGALKPLRP; encoded by the coding sequence GTGAGCCGGCGCGAGTTCGAGGCCGCCGCGGAGTCCGCCGTCGCCGTCCTCGGCCTGTCCCGGGGCAAGGACCTCGCCGGACTGCTGGCACGGCGAGGCAGCAAGGAGCGGGCCCTGACCGAACTCACCACACCGGGGGCCGCCGCGGTCGTGGCGGAGTTGTACGACGCGCTGGAGGGAGACTCGGTGCCGCTCGCCGAGGCAGCCGCCTACGTGCGGGGCTATGTGGCGGCCATGCTGCGTGCCCGGGACGAGGTGCGCGTCCGCACCGTGTGGAGCGGCCCCTCCACGCCGGGCGTACCGGTGCGGGCGACCGCCCAGGTGCTGGTCGACGTCATCGACGAGGCCCATGACGAGCTGCTGGCCATGACCTATGCGGCCCGCCCGTATCCGGCTCTGACACGGGCTCTCACAGCAGCCGCGGAACGGGGCGTGCGGATCCACGTCGTGGTCGAGACGCTGTCCGGCGCAAAGGGACTGCTCAGGGGCCGGGAGCCCGCCGAGGCGTTCACGACCGTTTCCGGACTGAGCCTGTGGCACTGGGCCCGGGACCCGGACGGCCACCCTCACTCGCGCCAGCACGCCAAGCTCGCGGTGGCCGACCGCCGTACGTTGTTCCTGGGCAGCGCCAATCTGACCGAGTCCGCGGCCCACCGCAACATCGAGGCGGGAGTGCTGGTGAGCGGTGGCGAAGCACCACGACGGGCGGCAGAGCACATCGTCGAGCTGCAACGTCTGGGCGCGCTGAAGCCGTTGCGGCCGTGA